A genomic window from Halorubrum trapanicum includes:
- a CDS encoding CaiB/BaiF CoA-transferase family protein codes for MVGEARDPEGDAGPLDGLTVLDLSRVLVGPFCTMQLGDLGAEVIKVERPGPGDQTRTWVPPAFSRGDDGESSESDDEGGESDGEGGESDGEGGESDGEGGESDDGAESAYYVSVNRNKRSIQLDLTTEAGRAVVRDLAREADVLVENFRVGKTEEWGLGYGDLVEENPELVYCAISGYGEWGPDRDKPAYDIMMQARGGFMSFTGVEGGPPVRIGVALADVGAGMYATQAILAALLERELGDGRGQKIDVSLLDGQAAWTSYMATNYFASGEPPGRMGSKHPNIVPYRAYETADDYIVVACSSDRFWPPLCEAIDRPDLLADERFEENEGRVRNREELDRELEETFAAMTTDEAVERLDDHDVPASRVRDVSEVFADPQIEARGMLEAAEHPTAGTVRFPGSPMHFSRTPTTVRRHPPALGEHTESVLREYGYGDGDIDELRERGAISE; via the coding sequence GTGGTCGGTGAGGCGCGAGACCCCGAGGGCGACGCGGGCCCGCTCGACGGACTCACCGTGTTGGACCTCTCACGCGTCCTCGTCGGCCCGTTCTGCACGATGCAGCTCGGCGACCTCGGCGCGGAGGTGATCAAGGTCGAACGGCCCGGCCCGGGCGACCAGACGCGGACGTGGGTCCCGCCGGCGTTCAGCAGGGGCGACGACGGCGAGAGTAGTGAGAGCGACGACGAGGGTGGTGAGAGCGACGGCGAGGGTGGTGAGAGCGACGGCGAGGGTGGTGAGAGCGACGGCGAGGGTGGTGAGAGCGACGACGGCGCGGAGAGCGCCTACTACGTGAGCGTCAACCGCAACAAGCGCTCGATCCAGCTGGACCTGACGACCGAGGCGGGCCGCGCGGTCGTCCGCGACCTCGCCCGCGAGGCCGACGTGCTCGTCGAGAACTTCCGGGTCGGCAAGACGGAGGAGTGGGGGCTCGGCTACGGCGACCTCGTCGAGGAGAACCCGGAGCTCGTCTACTGCGCCATCTCCGGCTACGGCGAGTGGGGCCCGGACCGCGACAAGCCCGCGTACGACATCATGATGCAGGCTAGGGGCGGGTTCATGTCGTTCACCGGCGTCGAGGGCGGCCCGCCGGTCCGGATCGGGGTCGCGCTCGCCGACGTCGGCGCCGGCATGTACGCGACGCAGGCGATCCTCGCGGCGCTCTTGGAGCGCGAACTCGGCGACGGACGCGGCCAGAAGATCGACGTGAGCCTGCTCGACGGCCAGGCGGCCTGGACCAGCTACATGGCGACGAACTACTTCGCCAGCGGCGAGCCGCCGGGCCGGATGGGGAGCAAACACCCGAACATCGTCCCCTATCGGGCGTACGAGACGGCGGACGATTACATCGTCGTCGCCTGCTCGTCCGACCGGTTCTGGCCGCCGCTGTGCGAGGCGATCGACCGCCCCGACCTGCTCGCCGACGAGCGGTTCGAGGAGAACGAGGGACGCGTCCGGAACCGCGAGGAGCTCGACCGCGAGCTGGAGGAGACGTTCGCGGCGATGACGACCGACGAGGCGGTCGAGCGGCTGGACGACCACGACGTGCCCGCGAGCCGCGTCCGCGACGTGAGCGAGGTGTTCGCCGACCCCCAGATCGAGGCGCGCGGGATGCTCGAAGCGGCCGAGCACCCGACCGCGGGCACGGTACGGTTCCCCGGCTCGCCGATGCACTTCTCGCGGACGCCGACGACGGTCCGCCGTCACCCGCCCGCGCTCGGCGAACACACGGAGTCGGTCCTCCGCGAGTACGGCTACGGCGACGGCGACATCGACGAACTCCGTGAACGCGGCGCGATCTCGGAGTAG